The Anser cygnoides isolate HZ-2024a breed goose chromosome 19, Taihu_goose_T2T_genome, whole genome shotgun sequence genome contains a region encoding:
- the SCPEP1 gene encoding retinoid-inducible serine carboxypeptidase isoform X1 produces MAPRRAGAVLGLGLAALAAGVVLKQPQEPKELWGYVQVRSKAHMFWWLYYSNNPTKDFTELPLIMWLQGGPGASGCGFGNFEEIGPLDKEMKPRNTTWLQAASILFVDNPVGTGFSYVDDCSLFAKNLTTVVSDMMVFLRDFFTHRTEFQTIPFYIFSESYGGKMAAGIALALHEAVQKGSIKCNFVGTALGDSWISPLDSVLSWGPYLYSTSLLDDHGLAEVTAVAKEIMDAINKNQYGLATELWSKAEGVIEENTDNVNFYNIMTKEVPEMKANEQENLHLIRLYQRHVKNMHKNSLNELMNGPIRKKLKIIPDCVKWGGQSTKVFENMAEDFMRPVIDIVDQLLAANVNVTVYNGQLDLIVDTMGQEAWIRKLKWPSLDQFSQQRWKALYVSPESTETAAFHKAYENFAFFWILKAGHMVPSDQGEMALKMVRMVTQQKH; encoded by the exons ATGGCGccgcggcgggccggggccgtgctggggctggggctggcggcgCTGGCGGCAG GTGTGGTGCTGAAGCAACCCCAAGAACCCAAAGAGCTGTGGGGATATGTGCAAGTCCGAAGTAAAGCCCACATGTTCTGGTGGCTCTACTACTCGAACAACCCAACCAAGGACTTCACAGAGCTACCTCTCATCATGTGGCTTCAG GGAGGTCCAGGAGCTTCAGGCTGCGGATTTGGGAACTTTGAAGAGATTGGTCCGTTagacaaagaaatgaaaccAAGAAATACAACCTGG TTGCAGGCAGCCAGTATCTTGTTTGTGGATAATCCTGTTGGCACTGGATTCAGTTATGTGGATGACTGCAGCTTGTTTGCCAAAAACCTTACCACAGTAGTCTCTGATATGATGGTTTTTCTTAGAGATTTTTTCACGCATAGAACAGAATTCCAG ACCATCCCATTCTACATATTTTCTGAATCTTACGGAGGTAAAATGGCTGCTGGCATTGCCTTAGCGCTTCATGAG GCTGTTCAAAAAGGAAGTATAAAGTGCAATTTTGTTGGGACTGCTCTTGGAGACTCATGGATTTCTCCTCTGG ATTCTGTGCTGTCTTGGGGGCCCTATCTTTATAGCACC TCTCTCCTTGATGATCACGGTCTAGCAGAGGTGACTGCTGTTGCTAAAGAAATAATGgatgcaataaataaaaatcaatatggACTGGCCACTGAACTCTGGAGCAAGGCTGAAGGTGTCATTGAAGAG AACACAGACAATGTGAACTTTTATAACATCATGACTAAGGAAGttccagaaatgaaagcaaatgaacaaGAAAATCTTCATCTCA ttaGACTTTACCAACGCCATGTCAAAAATATGCATAAGAACAGCCTAAATGAATTGATGAATGGACCCATCAGAAAGAAGCTAAAAATTATTCCTGACTGTGTGAAATGGGGAG GTCAGTCCACAAAAGTCTTCGAGAACATGGCTGAGGACTTCATGAGACCTGTCATTGACATTGTTGATCAGCTTTTAGCAGCCAACGTCAATGTTACAGTCTATAATGGGCAGCTGGATCTCATTGTTGACACCATGG GCCAGGAGGCATGGATCCGGAAACTGAAATGGCCCAGTTTGGACCAGTTCAGCCAACAGAGGTGGAAGGCACTTTATGTGTCTCCAGAATCCACTGAGACAGCTGCTTTCCACAAGGCCTATGAgaactttgctttcttctggatTCTTAAGGCTGGGCACATG GTACCGTCTGATCAAGGAGAGATGGCACTGAAAATGGTCAGGATGGTGACCCAACAGAAGCACTAG
- the SCPEP1 gene encoding retinoid-inducible serine carboxypeptidase isoform X2 — MFWWLYYSNNPTKDFTELPLIMWLQGGPGASGCGFGNFEEIGPLDKEMKPRNTTWLQAASILFVDNPVGTGFSYVDDCSLFAKNLTTVVSDMMVFLRDFFTHRTEFQTIPFYIFSESYGGKMAAGIALALHEAVQKGSIKCNFVGTALGDSWISPLDSVLSWGPYLYSTSLLDDHGLAEVTAVAKEIMDAINKNQYGLATELWSKAEGVIEENTDNVNFYNIMTKEVPEMKANEQENLHLIRLYQRHVKNMHKNSLNELMNGPIRKKLKIIPDCVKWGGQSTKVFENMAEDFMRPVIDIVDQLLAANVNVTVYNGQLDLIVDTMGQEAWIRKLKWPSLDQFSQQRWKALYVSPESTETAAFHKAYENFAFFWILKAGHMVPSDQGEMALKMVRMVTQQKH, encoded by the exons ATGTTCTGGTGGCTCTACTACTCGAACAACCCAACCAAGGACTTCACAGAGCTACCTCTCATCATGTGGCTTCAG GGAGGTCCAGGAGCTTCAGGCTGCGGATTTGGGAACTTTGAAGAGATTGGTCCGTTagacaaagaaatgaaaccAAGAAATACAACCTGG TTGCAGGCAGCCAGTATCTTGTTTGTGGATAATCCTGTTGGCACTGGATTCAGTTATGTGGATGACTGCAGCTTGTTTGCCAAAAACCTTACCACAGTAGTCTCTGATATGATGGTTTTTCTTAGAGATTTTTTCACGCATAGAACAGAATTCCAG ACCATCCCATTCTACATATTTTCTGAATCTTACGGAGGTAAAATGGCTGCTGGCATTGCCTTAGCGCTTCATGAG GCTGTTCAAAAAGGAAGTATAAAGTGCAATTTTGTTGGGACTGCTCTTGGAGACTCATGGATTTCTCCTCTGG ATTCTGTGCTGTCTTGGGGGCCCTATCTTTATAGCACC TCTCTCCTTGATGATCACGGTCTAGCAGAGGTGACTGCTGTTGCTAAAGAAATAATGgatgcaataaataaaaatcaatatggACTGGCCACTGAACTCTGGAGCAAGGCTGAAGGTGTCATTGAAGAG AACACAGACAATGTGAACTTTTATAACATCATGACTAAGGAAGttccagaaatgaaagcaaatgaacaaGAAAATCTTCATCTCA ttaGACTTTACCAACGCCATGTCAAAAATATGCATAAGAACAGCCTAAATGAATTGATGAATGGACCCATCAGAAAGAAGCTAAAAATTATTCCTGACTGTGTGAAATGGGGAG GTCAGTCCACAAAAGTCTTCGAGAACATGGCTGAGGACTTCATGAGACCTGTCATTGACATTGTTGATCAGCTTTTAGCAGCCAACGTCAATGTTACAGTCTATAATGGGCAGCTGGATCTCATTGTTGACACCATGG GCCAGGAGGCATGGATCCGGAAACTGAAATGGCCCAGTTTGGACCAGTTCAGCCAACAGAGGTGGAAGGCACTTTATGTGTCTCCAGAATCCACTGAGACAGCTGCTTTCCACAAGGCCTATGAgaactttgctttcttctggatTCTTAAGGCTGGGCACATG GTACCGTCTGATCAAGGAGAGATGGCACTGAAAATGGTCAGGATGGTGACCCAACAGAAGCACTAG